The Salvia miltiorrhiza cultivar Shanhuang (shh) chromosome 1, IMPLAD_Smil_shh, whole genome shotgun sequence genome has a window encoding:
- the LOC131005872 gene encoding scarecrow-like protein 14 — protein sequence MMNGSYKIEGHGPEIWCYDGATSRMRYNSQAITDPSPVDNVGASGSFRNSSHADVIPVSTHTNFEGLVQSSEGDSSVDLDFSDAVLKYINHILLEEDLEEKTFMFRESAALQAAEKSFYEVIGERYPAPRDYQYGSNLDKIVENPDGNLFGATDCSGFYDSGTLCPDWNSDFNCGGQDIYHDAVKRNSQSTSQSSYASSSSSGTQGPIDSPVSTLRIPDIFGDSQSAMQFMKGVEEASKFLPNGNNLVANMGYDGLLPKEGSPNLSVKVENKTGNDEVSDVLRGKKNPYHESMGLQEERSNKQSAVFAESTVSPDMFDRVLLCSGGKNDTALREALNEITRNDQQSGQSKGSNGGKSGGKKKQGKRNVVDMRTLLTLCAQAVAADDRRTANELLKQIRQHASPSGDGMQRLAHYFADGLEARMAGSGTQIYASLLNLPTSAANVLKAYHTYIATCPFRKISNFFSNKTIMKISEKATKLHIIDFGILYGFQWPCFLQRLSNRAGGPPKLRITGIDFPCPGFRPSVRVEETGKCLASYAKTFGVPFEFHAIAQKWETIKLEDLKIEKDETVAVSCLFNLKNLLDETVVVNSPRNMVLNLIRKMNPAVFVLGIKNGSYNAPFFITRFREALFYYSSIFDMLDAIIPRGIPERVLLETILFGREAKNVIACEGAERIERPETYKQWQVRNIRAGFEQLPLDAEITRMARNRVKSSYHKDFVVDEDGQWLLQGWKGRILYASSSWIPAHRNS from the coding sequence ATGATGAATGGTTCCTACAAAATAGAAGGTCATGGACCAGAAATATGGTGTTATGATGGGGCAACTTCTAGAATGAGATATAACAGCCAAGCTATTACAGATCCCAGCCCAGTAGACAATGTGGGAGCTAGTGGTAGTTTTCGGAATTCGAGTCATGCTGATGTTATACCAGTTTCCACCCATACAAATTTTGAGGGATTAGTCCAATCATCTGAAGGCGATTCTTCCGTGGATCTTGATTTTAGTGATGCAGTTCTCAAGTATATAAATCATATCCTCCTGGAAGAGGATTTAGAAGAGAAAACATTCATGTTCCGCGAGTCTGCTGCTCTTCAAGCTGCAGAAAAGTCATTTTACGAGGTTATTGGAGAACGATATCCTGCACCCAGAGATTATCAGTATGGATCAAATTTAGATAAGATCGTTGAGAACCCTGATGGAAACTTGTTTGGGGCAACTGATTGCAGTGGTTTCTATGATTCGGGAACATTATGTCCTGATTGGAATTCTGATTTTAACTGCGGTGGGCAAGACATATATCATGATGCTGTCAAAAGAAATTCACAGTCGACTTCTCAGTCTTCTTATGCCTCATCAAGTAGCAGTGGAACCCAAGGTCCAATAGATTCTCCTGTGAGCACCCTTAGAATTCCTGATATATTTGGTGATAGTCAATCAGCTATGCAGTTTATGAAGGGAGTAGAAGAAGCAAGCAAGTTTCTTCCTAATGGAAATAACTTAGTTGCTAATATGGGGTATGATGGTCTGTTGCCGAAGGAAGGCTCTCCTAACCTTTCAGTCAAGGTGGAAAACAAAACTGGTAATGATGAAGTTAGTGATGTGTTAAGGGGGAAGAAGAATCCATATCATGAAAGTATGGGTTTGCAAGAGGAAAGGAGTAACAAACAATCAGCTGTTTTTGCTGAATCAACTGTTAGTCCAGACATGTTTGATAGGGTCCTCCTGTGCAGTGGAGGAAAAAATGACACCGCCCTTCGTGAAGCGTTGAATGAGATAACCAGAAACGACCAACAGAGTGGTCAATCAAAGGGATCTAATGGCGGAAAAAGTGGTGGTAAGAAGAAGCAAGGCAAAAGGAATGTGGTGGATATGAGAACCCTCTTGACCCTTTGCGCACAAGCTGTTGCAGCCGACGATCGTAGGACTGCAAATGAGCTTCTAAAGCAGATCAGACAGCATGCTTCGCCATCAGGAGATGGAATGCAGAGACTAGCACATTATTTTGCTGATGGGCTTGAGGCGCGTATGGCTGGATCTGGTACTCAGATATATGCATCCCTCCTTAATCTGCCTACTTCTGCTGCTAATGTATTGAAAGCCTATCATACATACATTGCTACATGTCCATTCAGGAAGATCTCTAATTTCTTTTCGAATAAGACCATCATGAAAATCTCTGAGAAAGCCACAAAACTCCAcattattgattttggtattcTCTATGGGTTTCAATGGCCTTGCTTTCTGCAACGCCTCTCAAACAGAGCTGGTGGACCCCCTAAACTTCGTATCACCGGTATTGATTTTCCTTGTCCGGGTTTTCGACCATCAGTAAGGGTTGAAGAGACTGGGAAGTGTTTGGCTAGTTATGCTAAGACCTTTGGAGTTCCATTCGAGTTTCATGCTATTGCTCAAAAGTGGGAAACAATTAAACTTGAAGATCTTAAGATCGAGAAAGATGAGACGGTGGCTGTCAGCTGTCTTTTTAATCTCAAGAATCTGCTGGATGAAACTGTTGTGGTGAACAGTCCAAGAAATATGGTCTTGAATCTTATCAGGAAGATGAATCCTGCTGTTTTCGTTCTGGGGATAAAGAATGGTTCCTATAATGCCCCCTTTTTTATCACAAGATTCCGTGAGGCACTCTTTTACTACTCATCTATCTTCGATATGCTAGATGCTATTATTCCCCGAGGGATTCCTGAGAGAGTGCTGCTTGAAACCATATTATTTGGGCGGGAGGCGAAGAATGTCATTGCATGTGAAGGTGCTGAGCGGATCGAGAGACCAGAGACGTACAAGCAATGGCAGGTCAGGAATATAAGGGCTGGCTTTGAGCAGCTTCCTTTGGATGCGGAGATAACGAGAATGGCTAGAAATAGAGTTAAATCATCCTACCACAAGGACTTTGTGGTAGATGAAGACGGTCAGTGGCTGTTACAGGGGTGGAAGGGACGCATTCTTTatgcttcttcttcttggatTCCTGCTCATCGAAACTCGTAA
- the LOC131005881 gene encoding protein INVOLVED IN DE NOVO 2-like, producing MGSSVEHSSDEDTDVSDSETEEYAEKAYEELKNAKHQVKLSDQAYSCPFCPTKKRKDFQYKELLQHASSIGSCSSQKRTGKDKANHLALAKYLESDIASEGGPSKPSDEVDALADQDRDEMFVWPWIGIVVNIPTSLKDGRYVGESGSKLRDELASKGFNPTRVRPLWNYQGHSGTAIVEFRKDWSGFTNAMSFEKDYESKHHGKRNWLVKNEKKSDLYGWVARADDYNSNNIVGENLRKIGDIRTISDLMEEEARKTNKLVDNLENVIEAKKMHLLEMESKYMETESSLSQLIKEKDNLHQEYNEEIRKIESSARDHFKRIFSDHEKLKFQLETQKKDLEIRGQELMKRETHNEIERKKLSEDLEQNAVKNCSLQAAAEEQRKADEKVMRLADEQKKQKEELHKKIINLEKQLDAKQAVQLEIEQLRGKVNVMKHMGDEGDQEVLKQVELLLKAMREKEGDLEDLEALNQSLIVQERKRNDELQDARKEMVNGLKDMTIHSHIGVKRMGELDTKPFHDAMKRKYNEAEADERATELCSLWEEYLRDPGWHPIKIVTINGKLQAVIKDDDERLRDVKENYGEGVYNAVTAALCEINEYNPSGRYITSELWNYTDGRRATLKEGVTVLLKQWKFHKKRRGMD from the exons ATGGGAAGTTCGGTAGAGCACAGTTCTGATGAAGATACTGATGTTAGCGACTCTGAGACTGAGGAGTATGCAGAGAAGGCATACGAAGAACTGAAGAATGCTAAACACCAGGTTAAATTATCTGATCAGGCTTACAGTTGCCCGTTCTGCCctacaaagaaaagaaaggacTTTCAGTATAAAGAACTTTTGCAGCATGCAAGTTCGATAGGCAGTTGCAGTTCACAGAAAAGGACTGGAAAAGACAAGGCAAATCACCTTGCTCTAGCTAAGTACTTGGAAAGTGATATAGCTTCTGAAGGTGGCCCTTCAAAGCCTTCTGATGAAGTTGATGCTCTTGCAGACCAGGATCGTGATGAGATGTTTGTCTGGCCATGGATTGGCATCGTTGTCAACATCCCTACTAGCCTTAAGGATGGTCGTTATGTGGGGGAGAGTGGTAGTAAATTGAGGGATGAGTTGGCAAGTAAAGGATTTAATCCAACTAGGGTGCGACCTTTGTGGAATTACCAAGGCCATTCTGGAACTGCAATTGTTGAATTTCGTAAGGACTGGTCTGGATTTACGAATGCCATGTCTTTTGAGAAAGATTATGAGTCAAAACATCATGGAAAGAGGAATTGGCTGGTAAAGAACGAAAAAAAATCTGATCTGTATGGATGGGTAGCTCGTGCAGATGATTACAATTCTAATAACATTGTTGGAGAAAATCTTCGTAAGATAGGGGATATTAGAACCATATCAGATCTAATGGAAGAAGAAGCCCGGAAGACAAACAAGCTTGTAGACAATTTAGAGAATGTTATTGAGGCAAAGAAAATGCACTTGCTAGAGATGGAGAGTAAATACATGGAGACCGAAAGCTCTCTAAGTCAGTTGATCAAGGAAAAGGATAATCTTCATCAAGAGTATAATGAAG AGATTAGAAAGATTGAGTCAAGTGCCAGAGATCATTTTAAGAGGATATTCAGCGACCATGAGAAGCTAAAATTTCAACTGGAAACTCAAAAGAAAGATCTTGAGATCCGTGGTCAAGAACTGATGAAGCGTGAGACGCACAATGAAATTGAGAGAAAAAAGCTATCTGAGGACCTTGAACAG AATGCAGTGAAAAATTGCTCCCTGCAAGCTGCTGCTGAGGAACAAAGAAAGGCTGATGAAAAAGTAATGAGGTTGGCAGATGAACAGAAG AAACAAAAGGAGGAGCTCCATAAGAAAATCATTAATTTGGAGAAACAATTGGATGCAAAACAAGCAGTACAACTTGAAATTGAGCAGTTGAGAGGTAAAGTGAATGTTATGAAGCACATGGGAGATGAAGGTGATCAAGAAGTGTTAAAGCAAGTTGAGTTGCTGCTGAAAGCCATGAGGGAGAAGGAAGGAGACCTTGAAGACCTGGAAGCGTTAAACCAAAGTTTAATTGTGCAGGAGCGCAAGAGAAATGATGAGCTACAGGATGCTCGGAAAGAAATGGTTAAT GGCTTGAAAGACATGACAATACATTCTCATATTGGCGTGAAGAGGATGGGGGAACTCGATACCAAGCCATTTCATGATGCAATGAAGAGGAAGTATAATGAAGCTGAAGCAGATGAGAGGGCCACAGAATTGTGCTCTCTGTGGGAGGAGTATCTTAGAGATCCTGGATGGCATCCTATAAAAATAGTCACCATTAATGGGAAGTTACAG GCTGTGATAAAGGATGATGATGAGAGACTGAGAGACGTGAAGGAGAACTACGGCGAGGGAGTTTACAATGCTGTGACGGCAGCTCTCTGCGAGATAAACGAATACAACCCGAGTGGGAGGTACATTACTTCCGAGCTGTGGAACTACACCGATGGTAGGAGGGCTACCCTCAAGGAAGGCGTCACGGTTCTGCTGAAGCAGTGGAAGTTCCACAAGAAAAGGAGAGGGATGGATTGA